A stretch of Kaistella flava (ex Peng et al. 2021) DNA encodes these proteins:
- the rplQ gene encoding 50S ribosomal protein L17 — translation MRHGKKFNHLSRTASHRSALLSNMACSLIEHKRINTTVAKAKALRVYVEPILTKAKEDTTHNRRTVFSYLQSKEAVTELFRTVAPKIAERNGGYTRIIKTGFRQGDAADMAMIELVDFNELYNPNAEEKKVTRRSRRATPKAAEAVAEVKETPAKEVKTEEPTAEAADATEEKAGE, via the coding sequence ATGAGACACGGTAAAAAATTCAATCACTTATCTAGAACAGCTTCTCACAGAAGTGCTTTGCTTTCTAATATGGCTTGTTCTCTTATTGAGCATAAAAGAATCAACACAACTGTTGCTAAGGCGAAAGCTTTAAGAGTGTATGTTGAACCGATCCTTACAAAAGCGAAAGAAGATACAACACACAACAGAAGAACAGTTTTCTCTTACCTGCAAAGCAAAGAAGCAGTTACTGAATTATTCAGAACAGTTGCTCCTAAGATCGCAGAAAGAAATGGTGGTTACACAAGAATCATCAAAACTGGATTCAGACAGGGAGATGCTGCCGATATGGCAATGATCGAACTTGTAGATTTCAATGAACTTTACAACCCGAACGCTGAAGAGAAAAAAGTAACTAGAAGAAGTAGAAGAGCGACTCCTAAAGCAGCAGAAGCTGTTGCTGAAGTAAAAGAAACTCCTGCTAAAGAAGTTAAAACTGAAGAGCCAACTGCAGAAGCTGCAGATGCTACAGAAGAAAAAGCTGGAGAATAA
- a CDS encoding citrate synthase, translating to MSDNKVILNYDGKAFEYPIIESTIGDRGIDISKLRDQTGLITLDLGYKNTGATLSDITYLDGDNGELYYRGYPIEQIAEKSNFTEVMYLLLNGSLPTTDQFAGFERGIKKYNFVADEMKRLIDVFPRSAHPMGVLSSLTSALTAFNPKAVDVTSKEDMDHAAEMLIAKFSHLCAWTYRKKMGLSINHGDDSLNYVENFYKMCFRRPNQEFELDPVVVGALDKLLILHADHEQNCSTSTVRMVGSAHTGLFASVSAGISALWGPLHGGANQAVIEMLEMIEKDGGDVAKYVEKAKNKDDNFRLMGFGHRVYKNFDPRATIIKKAADDILNSLGIEDKALDIARQLERVALEDEYFVSRKLYPNVDFYSGIIYRALGIPTEMFTVMFALGRLPGWISQWKEMRLHNDPIGRPRQVYQGSPKRDYVDMSAR from the coding sequence ATGTCAGATAACAAAGTTATATTAAATTATGATGGTAAAGCATTTGAATACCCAATCATAGAAAGCACTATCGGTGACAGAGGAATCGATATTTCAAAGTTAAGAGACCAAACCGGTTTGATTACTTTAGATTTAGGATACAAAAATACAGGAGCTACTTTAAGCGACATCACATATCTTGATGGTGACAATGGTGAATTGTACTACAGAGGATATCCAATCGAACAAATTGCCGAAAAATCTAACTTTACAGAAGTAATGTATCTTTTGTTAAATGGTAGTTTACCAACAACAGATCAGTTCGCAGGATTCGAAAGAGGAATCAAAAAATACAATTTCGTTGCTGACGAAATGAAAAGATTAATCGATGTTTTCCCACGTTCAGCGCATCCAATGGGAGTTTTATCTTCACTGACTTCTGCACTTACTGCCTTTAATCCAAAAGCGGTTGACGTAACTTCAAAAGAAGATATGGATCACGCAGCAGAAATGTTGATTGCCAAGTTCTCTCACCTTTGTGCTTGGACTTACCGTAAAAAAATGGGACTTTCCATCAATCATGGTGATGACAGTTTAAACTATGTAGAAAATTTCTACAAAATGTGTTTCCGTCGTCCAAATCAAGAATTCGAATTAGATCCTGTAGTTGTAGGAGCATTAGATAAATTATTAATTCTTCACGCAGATCACGAGCAAAACTGTTCTACATCAACAGTAAGAATGGTTGGTTCAGCGCATACTGGCTTATTCGCTTCAGTTTCAGCAGGGATTTCTGCACTTTGGGGACCACTTCATGGTGGAGCAAACCAAGCAGTTATCGAAATGTTAGAGATGATTGAAAAAGATGGTGGTGACGTTGCAAAATATGTTGAAAAAGCGAAGAACAAAGACGACAACTTCCGTTTGATGGGCTTCGGACACAGAGTTTACAAAAACTTCGATCCAAGAGCAACCATTATTAAAAAGGCTGCAGATGATATTCTTAATTCATTAGGAATCGAAGACAAAGCTTTAGATATTGCACGTCAATTAGAAAGAGTAGCGTTGGAAGATGAGTATTTCGTAAGCAGAAAACTATATCCAAACGTAGATTTCTATTCAGGAATTATTTACAGAGCGTTAGGAATTCCAACAGAAATGTTCACCGTAATGTTCGCCTTAGGAAGATTACCAGGCTGGATTTCTCAATGGAAAGAAATGAGATTACACAACGATCCAATCGGTCGTCCAAGACAAGTTTATCAAGGTTCACCAAAACGTGATTACGTTGACATGAGCGCAAGATAA
- the rpsD gene encoding 30S ribosomal protein S4 — MARYIGPKTKIARKFGVAIYGDDKNFEKRKNQPPGQHGVNKRRNQKKSEYAVQLMEKQKAKYTYGILEKQFANLYEKANRAKGVTGEVLLQLCESRLDNVVYRLGFAKTRAGARQLVSHRHITVNGELVNIASYSMKAGDVVAVREKSKSLEVIADSLAYRSTYEWLQFNDETKSGTFVSAPERIQIPEDLKEQLIVELYSK; from the coding sequence ATGGCAAGATATATTGGACCAAAAACAAAGATTGCAAGAAAGTTTGGAGTTGCAATCTACGGAGATGATAAAAACTTCGAGAAAAGAAAAAACCAACCGCCGGGACAACACGGCGTGAACAAAAGAAGAAACCAGAAGAAATCGGAATATGCTGTTCAGTTAATGGAAAAGCAAAAAGCGAAATATACTTATGGTATTTTAGAGAAGCAATTCGCTAACCTATACGAAAAAGCTAACAGAGCAAAAGGCGTTACAGGTGAAGTTCTTTTACAATTATGTGAATCAAGATTAGACAATGTAGTGTACAGATTAGGGTTTGCAAAAACCAGAGCTGGAGCAAGACAATTGGTTTCTCACAGACACATCACTGTAAACGGAGAATTGGTAAACATCGCTTCATATTCTATGAAAGCAGGTGACGTAGTTGCTGTTAGAGAGAAATCAAAATCTCTTGAAGTAATTGCTGATTCATTGGCTTACAGATCAACTTATGAGTGGTTACAATTTAACGACGAAACCAAATCTGGTACTTTCGTATCTGCTCCGGAGAGAATTCAAATCCCGGAAGATCTGAAAGAACAATTGATCGTCGAACTTTACTCTAAATAA
- the infA gene encoding translation initiation factor IF-1: MAKQKHIEQDGVITEALSNAQFRVELENGHVLIAHISGKMRMHYIKLLPGDKVKLELSPYDLSKGRITFRY, translated from the coding sequence ATGGCAAAACAAAAACATATTGAACAAGACGGCGTTATTACGGAAGCACTTTCGAACGCCCAATTTCGTGTTGAGCTAGAAAATGGTCACGTATTAATCGCGCACATTTCTGGTAAAATGCGAATGCATTATATTAAACTTCTCCCTGGCGACAAGGTGAAGTTAGAATTATCTCCTTATGATTTATCAAAAGGGAGAATAACCTTCAGATATTAA
- the rpsM gene encoding 30S ribosomal protein S13, with protein MARISGIDLPKNKRGVIGLTYIYGVGRSTSSEILKAAGISEDKKVNEWNDDELALIRNYITENIKVEGELRSETQLNIKRLMDIGCQRGIRHRLGLPLRGQRTKNNSRTRKGKRKTVANKKKASK; from the coding sequence ATGGCGAGAATTTCCGGTATTGATTTACCAAAAAACAAAAGAGGCGTTATCGGCTTAACTTACATCTATGGTGTTGGAAGAAGTACTTCTTCTGAGATCTTGAAAGCAGCTGGTATTAGCGAAGACAAGAAAGTCAACGAATGGAATGACGATGAATTGGCACTAATCAGAAACTACATCACTGAAAACATTAAAGTTGAAGGTGAATTGCGTTCTGAAACACAACTAAACATCAAGCGATTGATGGATATTGGTTGCCAACGAGGAATACGTCACAGACTGGGATTACCTTTAAGAGGACAAAGAACTAAAAATAATTCTAGAACCCGAAAAGGAAAACGAAAAACTGTTGCTAACAAGAAAAAAGCAAGTAAATAA
- the eno gene encoding phosphopyruvate hydratase — translation MSYISYIEARQILDSRGNPTIEVDVFTESGAMGRAAVPSGASTGEHEAMELRDGGPKFLGKGVLKAIENVREVISPELVGLPVWDQNFIDQIMIELDGTKNKSNLGANAILGVSLAAAKAAATELKMPLYKYVGGVNANTLPVPMMNVINGGSHSDAPIAFQEFMIMPVKAESFSDSLRKGTEIFHSLKSILHGRGLSTAVGDEGGFAPKFKGTEDALDTLTQAVEKAGYKVGDDIMFALDCAASEFYKDGMYDYRKFETPESAYFNRSEQVNYLADLAAKYPIISIEDGMHEDDWEGWKMLTEKIGDRVQLVGDDLFVTNVERLSRGINEGIANSILVKVNQIGTLSETMDAVQMAQHNRYTTVMSHRSGETEDNTIADLAVAMNCGQIKTGSASRSDRMAKYNQLLRIEEALGETAYFPGLDAFKIKR, via the coding sequence ATGAGTTACATTTCTTACATTGAAGCAAGACAGATTTTAGATTCCCGAGGAAATCCTACCATCGAAGTTGATGTGTTTACAGAAAGTGGTGCGATGGGCCGCGCTGCTGTGCCTTCTGGCGCATCTACTGGTGAACATGAAGCAATGGAATTGCGTGATGGCGGTCCAAAGTTCTTAGGCAAAGGAGTACTAAAGGCAATCGAAAATGTAAGAGAAGTAATATCTCCAGAATTAGTTGGATTGCCAGTTTGGGATCAAAACTTTATCGATCAGATTATGATCGAATTAGATGGTACTAAAAATAAATCAAACCTTGGTGCAAATGCAATTTTAGGCGTTTCTTTGGCCGCTGCAAAAGCTGCTGCTACTGAATTGAAAATGCCGTTGTACAAATATGTTGGTGGAGTAAACGCGAACACTCTTCCCGTTCCGATGATGAACGTTATTAATGGTGGTTCGCATTCAGATGCGCCTATCGCATTCCAGGAATTCATGATTATGCCGGTAAAAGCGGAATCTTTCTCTGATTCATTAAGAAAAGGAACTGAAATTTTCCACAGCTTGAAATCAATTTTACACGGTAGAGGACTTTCTACTGCTGTTGGAGATGAAGGTGGTTTTGCACCAAAATTCAAAGGAACTGAAGATGCTTTAGATACACTTACACAAGCGGTAGAAAAAGCAGGTTATAAAGTAGGAGATGATATCATGTTTGCTTTAGATTGTGCCGCTTCAGAATTCTACAAAGATGGAATGTACGACTATAGAAAATTCGAAACTCCAGAATCTGCGTATTTCAACAGAAGTGAACAGGTAAATTACTTAGCAGATTTAGCTGCAAAATATCCTATTATTTCTATCGAAGACGGAATGCATGAAGATGACTGGGAAGGTTGGAAAATGTTAACTGAAAAAATCGGTGATAGAGTTCAATTGGTTGGTGACGATTTATTCGTAACTAATGTTGAAAGACTTTCAAGAGGAATCAACGAAGGAATTGCAAATTCAATCTTGGTAAAAGTAAACCAAATTGGTACTTTATCAGAAACAATGGATGCGGTTCAAATGGCACAACACAACAGATATACAACCGTAATGTCTCACAGATCCGGTGAAACAGAAGATAACACCATCGCAGATTTAGCAGTTGCAATGAACTGTGGACAGATCAAAACTGGTTCAGCTTCACGTTCAGACAGAATGGCGAAATACAACCAATTGCTTCGTATTGAAGAGGCTTTAGGAGAAACTGCTTATTTCCCGGGACTTGATGCATTCAAAATAAAACGATAA
- the paaZ gene encoding phenylacetic acid degradation bifunctional protein PaaZ, which yields MMKLKNYINGQWIEGSGNEVPLYNAVNGELVAISDTGGINFEEALDYGRTVGYKNLSSMTFYDRGEMLKKVALYLLERKKKYYDLSYKTGATHSDSWVDIEGGFGTFFTYSGLAKRMLPNTPFWVDGDTQKISANGTFLGTHILTPSEGVSVQINAYNFPVWGMLEKLSTSLLAGVPSIVKPATPGSYLTNAVFQDMIESGILPEGAIQLVCGEPGNVLDYVQDGDSVLFTGSASTGKKLKSLPSVSKNAVRFNMEADSLNCSILGLDAKPGTPEFDLFIKEVRTEMTTKAGQKCTAIRRIIVPEDLVGDVQNALSKALDQTKIGNPLSRETRMGSIVGKKEMAVLQEKIDLLKAETELIYDGKQELVDADYESGAFMTPKVFYNDKPFEKNISHEVEAFGPVSTLMPYKDAEEAAALAKRGKGSLVGSIISHDEKFVAETSWKMASSHGRIFVLNRDNAKESTGHGSPLPTLMHGGPGRAGGGEEMGGLNGLHFFLQKTAIQGSPDILTAITKIYQQGATPTYSDKHPFRKCFEEVEIGDSLETAGRTVTEADIVNFGNVSWDHFYAHTDSTSLNGTIFDQTVAHGYFILSAAAGLFVSGKKGPVIANYGLENASFFKPVYAGDTITVYLTAKERINKGVKGRNVPSGVVKWLVEVVNQREETVCVATILTLVAKKSPFIKIDYKDFAKRLNNLTEKSVPHWGQMNAQQMLEHLETTMKYSTGELETSECKTPEEYLEKYQDSLYNFRKMPKDFPAPFLEEGKLPELKYKNLDEAKTHFIESVKNYQIYYRENPDAEHLHFVFGKLNKEMMELFHQKHVTHHFEQFGLFTS from the coding sequence ATAATGAAACTAAAAAATTACATCAACGGACAATGGATCGAAGGATCAGGAAATGAAGTTCCACTTTATAACGCAGTTAATGGCGAATTGGTCGCGATTTCAGATACGGGCGGAATCAACTTCGAAGAAGCCTTAGATTATGGAAGAACCGTTGGTTACAAGAATCTTTCCTCGATGACTTTCTACGATCGTGGTGAAATGTTGAAAAAAGTAGCTTTATATTTATTAGAAAGAAAGAAAAAATATTACGATTTATCTTACAAAACCGGTGCAACACATTCAGATTCTTGGGTCGATATCGAAGGAGGTTTCGGAACGTTCTTCACTTATTCAGGACTTGCAAAAAGAATGTTACCCAACACTCCATTTTGGGTTGATGGCGATACTCAGAAAATTTCTGCCAACGGAACTTTCTTAGGAACTCATATTCTAACGCCTAGCGAAGGAGTTTCAGTTCAGATCAACGCCTACAATTTCCCTGTTTGGGGAATGTTAGAAAAATTATCAACTTCACTTTTAGCCGGAGTTCCTAGTATTGTAAAACCGGCAACTCCAGGTTCTTATTTGACGAATGCCGTGTTCCAGGACATGATAGAAAGTGGAATCCTTCCGGAAGGCGCAATCCAATTAGTTTGTGGAGAACCCGGAAATGTTCTGGATTATGTTCAAGATGGTGATTCTGTCCTTTTTACAGGTTCAGCTTCTACCGGAAAAAAACTAAAATCTTTACCTTCAGTTTCTAAAAATGCTGTCCGTTTCAATATGGAAGCAGATTCTTTAAACTGTTCAATTCTCGGTCTCGATGCAAAACCAGGAACACCAGAATTTGATCTTTTCATTAAGGAAGTTCGAACAGAAATGACGACCAAAGCCGGACAGAAATGTACCGCAATCCGAAGAATTATTGTTCCTGAAGATTTAGTTGGTGACGTTCAGAATGCTTTAAGCAAAGCATTAGATCAAACTAAAATCGGAAATCCATTAAGCCGAGAAACAAGAATGGGTTCTATCGTTGGTAAAAAAGAAATGGCAGTTCTTCAGGAGAAAATTGATTTACTTAAAGCCGAAACAGAACTTATTTACGATGGAAAACAAGAATTGGTAGATGCTGATTATGAAAGCGGTGCCTTTATGACACCAAAAGTCTTTTACAACGATAAACCATTTGAGAAAAATATTTCACATGAAGTAGAAGCATTCGGACCAGTTTCAACCTTAATGCCATACAAAGATGCAGAAGAAGCAGCCGCTTTAGCAAAACGTGGAAAAGGTAGTTTAGTTGGATCCATTATTTCTCATGATGAAAAATTCGTCGCAGAAACCTCTTGGAAAATGGCCTCTTCACACGGAAGAATTTTTGTTTTAAATAGAGATAATGCAAAAGAATCCACGGGTCACGGTTCACCTTTGCCAACATTAATGCACGGCGGTCCTGGAAGAGCAGGAGGTGGTGAAGAAATGGGTGGGTTGAATGGACTTCACTTTTTCTTACAAAAAACAGCGATTCAAGGTTCTCCAGATATTTTAACTGCGATTACAAAAATTTACCAGCAAGGAGCAACTCCAACTTATTCAGATAAACATCCATTTAGAAAATGTTTCGAGGAAGTAGAAATCGGTGATTCCTTAGAAACTGCAGGAAGAACTGTAACAGAAGCAGACATCGTCAACTTCGGAAATGTCTCGTGGGATCATTTTTACGCACACACCGATTCAACATCTTTGAATGGAACCATTTTCGATCAAACTGTAGCACATGGATACTTCATTCTTTCCGCTGCTGCAGGATTATTTGTTTCGGGTAAAAAAGGTCCAGTGATTGCAAACTACGGTTTAGAAAATGCGAGTTTCTTTAAACCAGTTTATGCGGGAGATACGATCACTGTTTATTTAACGGCTAAAGAAAGAATCAACAAAGGCGTTAAAGGAAGAAATGTTCCGAGTGGCGTTGTGAAGTGGTTGGTTGAAGTTGTTAATCAAAGAGAAGAGACCGTTTGTGTTGCCACAATCTTAACTTTGGTTGCCAAGAAATCACCTTTTATTAAAATCGATTATAAAGATTTTGCAAAACGGTTGAATAATTTAACTGAGAAATCGGTGCCACATTGGGGACAAATGAATGCTCAACAAATGTTAGAACATTTAGAAACTACCATGAAATACAGCACTGGTGAACTGGAAACTTCAGAATGTAAAACTCCGGAAGAATATTTGGAGAAATATCAGGATTCGCTTTATAATTTTAGGAAAATGCCAAAAGATTTCCCTGCACCTTTTTTAGAAGAAGGAAAACTACCAGAGTTGAAATATAAAAATTTGGATGAAGCCAAAACTCACTTCATTGAATCTGTAAAAAATTATCAGATTTATTATCGTGAGAATCCAGATGCAGAGCATTTACATTTCGTCTTTGGAAAATTAAATAAAGAGATGATGGAATTATTTCATCAAAAACATGTGACTCATCACTTTGAGCAATTTGGACTTTTTACCAGTTAA
- the rpsK gene encoding 30S ribosomal protein S11 codes for MAKQTKAVKKRKVKVEAIGEAHIQATFNNIIISLTNKSGEVISWASAGKMGFRGSKKNTPFAAQMAAENCSTVAHDAGLRRVKVYVKGPGAGRESAIRTIHNSGIEVSEIVDVTPMPHNGCRPPKRRRV; via the coding sequence ATGGCAAAACAGACAAAAGCAGTTAAGAAAAGAAAAGTAAAAGTTGAAGCGATTGGTGAAGCACATATCCAAGCTACTTTCAACAATATTATCATTTCTTTAACAAATAAAAGTGGAGAAGTAATCTCATGGGCATCTGCCGGAAAAATGGGATTCAGAGGTTCAAAGAAGAATACTCCTTTTGCAGCGCAAATGGCTGCTGAAAATTGCTCAACAGTAGCACACGATGCTGGACTACGCAGAGTAAAGGTTTACGTGAAAGGTCCTGGTGCAGGTAGAGAATCTGCTATCAGAACTATCCACAATTCAGGAATTGAAGTTAGTGAAATCGTTGATGTGACCCCAATGCCACATAATGGTTGTAGACCACCAAAAAGAAGAAGAGTATAA
- a CDS encoding DUF6150 family protein — MKKYLALVFSLFFTLQFSAQKVFSVDYQSQADVKVFVVRYESQADLKVYRVDYQSQAEGNEGKWFFVKYSSQADKKIYFVDYESQADLKIFFVKYQSQGGWNKKERKQLLY; from the coding sequence ATGAAAAAATATCTAGCCTTGGTTTTTTCACTCTTTTTTACTTTGCAGTTTTCTGCGCAAAAAGTTTTTTCTGTCGATTATCAAAGTCAAGCAGATGTAAAAGTCTTTGTTGTGAGATACGAAAGTCAGGCAGATTTGAAAGTTTATCGCGTTGATTATCAAAGTCAAGCCGAAGGAAACGAAGGGAAGTGGTTTTTTGTAAAGTATTCCAGCCAAGCCGACAAAAAAATCTATTTTGTAGATTACGAAAGCCAGGCAGATTTGAAAATTTTCTTTGTGAAATATCAAAGTCAAGGGGGATGGAATAAAAAGGAGAGGAAGCAGTTGCTGTACTGA
- a CDS encoding DNA-directed RNA polymerase subunit alpha: MAILTFIKPDKVILLNSDEFKGQFEFRPLEQGFGLTIGNALRRVLLSSLEGYAISSIKIEGVEHEFSTIPGVIEDVTEIILNLKQLRLRAKSETATAEEVTAKVSGQNTVTAGDLGKSMQDFEVLNPDLVICTTNKDVKFEITFNIEKGRGYVPSEQNKSNNAPIGTIAIDSIYTPIKKVQYSVENYRVEQKTDYEKLVLDIETDGSISPQNALTEASKILIYHFMLFSDERITLETEAVKASIQYDEETLHTRQLLKSKLVDMDLSVRALNCLKAAEVETLGELVSYTKSDLMKFRNFGKKSLTELEELVHAKGLNFGFDVAKYKLDADK, encoded by the coding sequence ATGGCAATTTTAACATTTATTAAACCCGATAAAGTAATCCTCCTTAACTCTGATGAATTCAAAGGCCAATTTGAATTCAGACCATTAGAGCAAGGGTTCGGACTTACGATCGGTAATGCTTTGAGAAGAGTTTTACTTTCTTCTCTTGAAGGATATGCTATTTCATCTATCAAAATAGAAGGCGTAGAGCACGAATTTTCAACTATTCCAGGTGTAATTGAAGACGTTACAGAAATTATTCTGAACCTAAAACAATTAAGACTTAGAGCAAAATCTGAAACTGCTACGGCAGAAGAAGTAACTGCAAAAGTATCTGGTCAAAATACTGTTACAGCTGGCGACCTAGGAAAATCAATGCAAGATTTCGAAGTATTGAATCCTGATTTAGTTATCTGTACAACAAATAAAGACGTGAAATTTGAAATCACGTTCAATATTGAGAAAGGTAGAGGTTATGTTCCTTCAGAACAAAACAAATCAAACAATGCTCCTATCGGAACTATTGCTATTGATTCAATCTATACTCCGATCAAAAAAGTACAGTACAGTGTTGAAAACTATCGTGTCGAGCAAAAAACAGACTACGAAAAACTCGTTTTGGATATTGAAACTGATGGTTCTATCAGCCCTCAAAATGCTTTAACAGAAGCTTCTAAGATATTAATTTATCATTTCATGTTGTTCTCCGATGAGAGAATTACTTTAGAAACTGAAGCAGTAAAAGCATCCATCCAGTACGATGAAGAAACTTTACATACAAGACAACTACTTAAATCTAAATTAGTAGATATGGATCTGTCTGTAAGAGCATTAAACTGCTTAAAAGCTGCTGAAGTGGAAACTTTAGGAGAACTGGTTTCTTATACGAAGTCTGATTTGATGAAATTCAGAAATTTCGGTAAAAAATCTTTAACAGAATTAGAAGAATTAGTGCATGCAAAAGGTCTTAACTTCGGTTTCGACGTTGCTAAATATAAATTAGACGCTGATAAATAA
- the secY gene encoding preprotein translocase subunit SecY, translating into MKEFIQTLKNIWSLKELREKIMFTLGIVLVYRFASYISLPAINMAEVGNLLDIYKNQGGNKQGAGLLGLLSSFTGGAFSRASIMALGIMPYISASIIVQLMGMAIPYLQKLQKDGESGRNTLNQITRWLTIAVCLVQAPSYLTSITQMFLPHAQFASAYYVNPQSIMFWLPSIVILVAGSVFAMWLGEKITDKGIGNGISILIMVGILADFPGAFIQEIATQTGKGGFGTIMILIEVLFWMLVVLLAIVLSVAVRKIPIQYVSRAQARGGVNRNLMEGARQWIPLKVNASGVMPIIFAQALMFVPGLLTKVDESNTFLAGFKNVFSWQYNVLFALLIIIFSFFYTAITIPVNQMADDLKRNGGLIPKVRPGKETADYLDDILSKITLPGSIFLAIFAILPALVHGAFVQTDRFALFFGGTSLLIMVGVILDTVQQINTYLLNHHYDGLMQSKLSRTNNNL; encoded by the coding sequence ATGAAAGAATTTATACAAACACTAAAAAACATTTGGAGTCTTAAGGAACTTAGAGAGAAAATCATGTTCACTCTTGGGATTGTTCTAGTGTATAGATTCGCATCTTATATTTCCTTACCAGCCATTAACATGGCAGAGGTAGGGAATCTTTTGGATATTTATAAGAACCAAGGAGGCAACAAGCAAGGAGCAGGACTTCTTGGCTTGCTTTCTTCGTTTACAGGAGGGGCATTTAGCCGGGCGTCAATTATGGCACTCGGAATTATGCCTTATATTTCTGCTTCCATTATTGTGCAGTTAATGGGTATGGCAATTCCATACCTTCAGAAATTGCAGAAAGATGGTGAAAGTGGTAGAAATACCTTGAACCAAATTACAAGATGGTTAACTATTGCAGTTTGTTTGGTACAGGCACCTTCTTACCTTACTTCAATCACACAAATGTTCTTGCCACACGCACAGTTTGCTTCTGCCTACTATGTGAATCCGCAGTCCATTATGTTTTGGTTGCCAAGTATCGTAATTTTGGTTGCTGGTTCTGTATTCGCAATGTGGTTAGGAGAAAAGATTACTGATAAAGGAATCGGAAACGGAATATCTATCCTTATTATGGTTGGTATTCTTGCTGATTTCCCAGGAGCTTTCATTCAGGAAATTGCAACTCAAACAGGTAAAGGTGGTTTTGGTACCATTATGATCCTTATTGAAGTGCTGTTCTGGATGTTGGTTGTTCTATTAGCAATCGTTCTTTCTGTCGCCGTGCGAAAAATTCCTATTCAGTATGTAAGTAGAGCCCAGGCAAGAGGCGGAGTAAACAGAAATTTAATGGAAGGTGCAAGACAATGGATTCCTCTAAAAGTGAATGCTTCTGGAGTTATGCCAATCATCTTCGCCCAAGCTTTAATGTTTGTTCCGGGATTATTAACGAAAGTTGATGAATCGAATACTTTCTTAGCTGGATTCAAAAATGTATTTAGTTGGCAGTACAATGTATTGTTTGCTTTGTTAATTATCATCTTCTCATTTTTCTATACTGCGATTACAATTCCAGTTAATCAAATGGCTGATGATTTAAAAAGAAATGGAGGGTTAATTCCTAAGGTAAGACCTGGGAAAGAAACCGCTGATTATCTGGATGATATTTTGTCAAAAATAACTTTGCCAGGTTCCATCTTTTTAGCTATCTTTGCAATCCTTCCAGCACTTGTGCATGGAGCGTTTGTTCAGACCGACCGTTTTGCCCTGTTTTTCGGGGGAACATCACTGTTAATTATGGTCGGAGTAATCTTAGATACTGTACAACAAATCAATACGTATTTGTTGAATCATCATTATGATGGCTTAATGCAGTCTAAATTATCTAGAACGAACAATAATTTGTAA
- the rpmJ gene encoding 50S ribosomal protein L36 yields the protein MKVRASIKKRSADCKIVRRKGVLFVINKKNPKFKQRQG from the coding sequence ATGAAAGTTAGAGCATCTATCAAAAAAAGAAGTGCTGATTGCAAGATCGTTCGCCGGAAAGGCGTTCTGTTTGTAATCAACAAGAAGAACCCAAAATTTAAACAAAGACAAGGCTAA